Within the Emticicia oligotrophica DSM 17448 genome, the region CTTGAATAATCCTTGCCTTTTTCAGCATTTTCAAGACTAATATCTTTCAAAACTACCTCAATTCCAGCCATTGCTGAAACATAGGCAATCCCTGCTCCCATAAAACCTGCTCCTAAAATACCTATTTTCTTAACATCGGTTGCGGGTATATTTTTAGGTCTGCTTGCACCCTTATCAGCTTCATTTTTGCCCAAAAACATTACACCAATTAGGTTTTTTGCTTCTGGTGAGGTAGCCACTTTCACAAAATAACGAGCCTCAATTGGAATTGCACGGTCGATATTTACTTGTAAACCTTCATATACACAAGAAAGAATAGCAATTGGTGCTGGATAATTACCTTTGGTTCTATCCATAATCATGGCCGTACCACCAGCAAATGTACGCATTCCAGTAGGCGATTGCACATTTCCTCCCGGAACTTTATAATTTTCACGAGCTTTAATGGCACCCGTTTTTTTATCAAACTCATCCCACGGTTGAATAGCTTTAGGGTTTGCCAGAATCCATTTCATGGCTTTTTCCATCATTTCTTCACGAGTGGCCGCAAGGTCGTTTATCATTCCGTAGCCCATGGCTTCTTTAGGCGTAATTCGTTTTCCTTCAACCATCAACATCAGAGCTGCTTCCATGCCAATCAAACGAGGTAAACGCTGGGTTCCACCACCGCCGGGTAACAAGCCTAATTGTACTTCTGGTAAACCTATCACGGCTTTAGGGTTATCAAGTGCCACTCGATAATGACAAGCCAGACATACCTCGTAACCACCACCTAAAGCTGTACCATTCATTGCAGCAACAACTGGTTTTCCACAAGTTTCTAGTTTTCGAAAAATACCATTAAAATCTAAGGAAAACTTGTGCATTTCGCTCTGGTCTTTATCATTATTCCGCAAAATCATCTTCACATCTGCCCCAGCAATAAACTCATTTTTTTCGGAAGTAATGATGATTCCTTTTACTTCAGGGTCAGCGTAAGCAGTCTCAAGATGCCCTGCAAATTCTGGAATCGAAATATCATTCATCACGTTCATTGGCGAAGTTGTCATATTCCAACTGATAATCGCCACGTTATTTTCTACTTTATAGTTTATTTCCATTAGATGGTTGAATATTTAGTTTGTTCTATAATTAGATTTGCTTTTTTTAAGTCTTTATCTCGACCAAATAGCTTAAAGATTCTATATTGCTCTAATAAAGTGGGAATTTTTAACTTCAAACCTTCAATTTCTATTTCTTCCCAATTTTCTATTTTTAAGGGTACCCATTCACCATTCTGATATACCTTCAACTCGCCCATCACTTCTACCATCAATTCGCCCCACTTATATCTCCCAAAATTTGATAGAAATTTATCTGCGTTGGCTGGTAAATAATCATTTAGTTTTTTTGTTACCCATTGCTGTTTTAGCCAGTCAGCATCTCGATTAGATGTTAGTAAATCAACATCATCAATGGCTTCGAGTTGTATGCCTGCCAAAACTAATGCCGAGCTTCCGATTAACCAATATGGGTCTTGAAGCTGAGCTAATTTATCGGAAATCAATGAAATTGTCTGTTTGATTTTTTCATTCATACGCCTATACAGTATGCAAGCATACTATTTGCAAATATATAAAATTTAGATTTAATTTTTGGGAGAAATCTCTCTAAAAAATATCAAATAAAAAAAGAGGAATACTTTAGGGTATTCCTCTTTAAAATCTAACTAATACTCAAATTTTCGATTCAAAAATTAGACTAACCTCTTCTTCATCAACAACAAAATCAGCTACTCTCCCACAAGGTATCGCCCAATTGATGGCTTCGTGCCCAGTTGGGAAATCGTAGCATATCGGATAATTATATGCTGAGGTATGCTCGGCAATAATTTCTTGTACATTTTTACCAAATGGTTCATCGTTTTCTTTCAAATCAGAAAAATCCCCAACGATTAAGCCAGCTAAATTCTTCAACTTTCCTGCTCGTTTAAGTTGAATCATCATTCGGTCAATATTATAAAGGTACTCAGAAATATCTTCTATGAATAAAATCTTTCCGTCAGTATCAAGGTCTGATGGTGAACCAATTAAATGAGCCAACATGCATAAATTTCCACCTACAAGCTGCCCTTTTCCACTACCCAAACGATTATGAGATTTCGATGGAATTTTATATGCAATTTCATTCCCAAACAATACATCTTTGAGTGTTTCAACCGAATCATAGTTTCGCATGAAGGTCTTTGGCATTGGGCCATGAATACTCTGAAAACCCATAGCCTGTATTTGTGCATGTACGGTTGTAATATCAGAAAAACCTATTATCCACTTGGGGTTCTGTTTAAATTTTGAAAAATCAACTGCATCAATAATTCTTGAACTTCCATACCCACCCCTCGCTGAAAAAATTGCTTTTACTTCAGGATTATCAAGATAAAACTGGAAATCTCGAAGTCTTATTTCATCTGTACCCGCAAAATTAAAATAAGCCGCACTAACCGACTCTCCGACCAATACTTCAACACCCCAATTTACTTGCATTAAATTAATAGCGGCCTTAATATCAATAGGGTCGAGCTTACTGGCCATGGCAACAATAGCTACTTTATCTCCTTTTTGGAGCGAAGAAGGTTCAAAAAGTGATTTCATTTATTCAAATGCTTTCTGAAATTGCAGAGAAAGCTTTAAGAGACATTTTAATAATTTAAGGATTCAAAGATACTAAGTCGAAATCATGAATTTTGCGTAAATCTAAAATATAACTTTCTTCTCCATCATTTTCAAGCATGGGTTTATACTTTGCTCCCCAAACAAGCTCATTATTAAAATACGAATGTCGTTTATAAACTGCATCTGCAAAAGTATCATCAATCCCCTCAGTTGCAATCATAAATTCGGCGTCAGAGGCAGCTAAAGATTCTGGAGTTTCTCCGTACAATGGGCTATCTTCAGTTATTGCGTGAACGATTGTCCAATTAGTTGGGAAAAAATTCACTTTCGAACGTTCGAGTGTAAGTCCATAGTACTGACGATTCCTAACGCCATTTTTTTCTTCAACTTTTGAGAAAACCACACTAACGCTCATATTAATTATCTGATTACTTTTTTCGTTTACCATTCTAAACATAAAAGCATTGGTATCGAGGTAAGGTGCAATGATAGCATTACGACTAAATAAGATTCTAGGATTAGGTCTAGAAAAGCGACCATAAAGTAAGCCCGTTATAATTGCAAACATCATCAAACCAGTAAGGGCTTCTAAGCCTGCAACAAAACTTGCGGCAAAACCAACGGGGGCAATTCGACCATAGCCAACCGTAGTAAGCGATTGAGCAGAGAAGAAAAAAGCATCCCAGAATTGAGAATGCGTATTGGTCATATCAACACCTGCCAGATGTTCTACACCAATAAAATAATACAGACCAGCAAAAAAGAGATTTAAAATGAGGTAAACTAAAAGAGCTATAAAAAAGAAGGTGATCCAACGAATCGTAATGAGGCGATTGTAGAGATTAAGCCAAGCCTCAAAAGACTGTCCAACTCTTTTTACATTAAATTGTCCTGCACCAGTGATTAAGCGAGTTTGGCGGTCGGTCATTTTTGTTCCAAACCCTAAGTCTTCACGTTTGCGTTCTTTTTCTACAAGGGTATATTTTCTATTCATATATTTTGGGGATTCCTAAACAAGGTATCGAAATTTTAAATTATTTCTCAAACAACATGAATTTACCCCAAAAAAGTTTTCAAAGAAAAACAACATCATCCACAACAGACTCTCCAACATCTTTATTAATCAATGCAATCAGTTTAGTTTTTGCCATAAATAATTCTTGTCGAAGTGGCGAAGAATCAATTCGAAGATAAAGTACCCTATTTCTAACGTAAATTTCTTTCGTGCGAGAAGCAATCGTTTGCCCCATCATTCTTTCCCAAAAGGCTATCAGATAAGTTTCATTGAAGCGAGTTTTTAGGTCGAATGTTTTCAGGAATGCATCAATAGCATCTTTTAAAGGGGTAGCTTGTGAGCGGCGTGTAGTCTCTGATGGCATCGTATTAACAGATTTGCCTATGTTGAAAATCAATACTTACGCTAAATGTAAGTCTATTTATTAAACCAAATTCTTACTTTAATAATTCAGCTACTTCAAAACTCACCATTACTTTATCAATATTTGACTTGAGAAGTGGATTTTTTGAAATGCCTAAATTTACCTGTTCATCAAAGTTTGTACCCAGTTTTTTGGTTGGTATTTTGATAAGTATTGTTTCATCAAAAGTGTCAATCATTGACTCTGGTCCTTCAATTTCAATACTAACAGGAGAAATATTTATTACACTTGAAACCACGAAGTTTTTTCGTAAGTCAATACCTAAGCTATCGACTTTTAGTTTAACGATTTTTGATTTTTTCTTCTCAAAACTAATAGTAGTAGTATCAGCTAAAAGGTAATTCAAACGAGTATTTTTCAACTCACTTGTCAGCCTTTCCATCAACACAATATTATCTAACTGATTAGTAGTAAGTGGATTACCAATTTCATAAACTAATGGTTTTACATTTGAAACCAAAGAATATCTTAATAATTCCCAGCCAGTACTTGATAAACTCACACCAATGGTTTGAGGTAGAGGTTTTATTGGCACAAACGCTGATTCATTATATTTAATCGTTATGGGGTAGCTAATTTTTGTAGTATATCCTGACTTATTGAGGGCATTAAGCAACCAGAAAATAAAAGCTGCTAGAAAGCATGGAGCTAAAATTCGTAGATTCATTATAAAAGTCGTTGGACGGTAGTTTAATGGCATTAAACTACCGTCAGTTGACTATTGGGTTTTATTTTTTTCTTGCAACAGCAGTTTTTTCAAAAGTAAGTCTAGCACCGCCACCAGCAGAAACCGTAACAGTTGTTTCATCTTTTGCTACAATTTTTCCATGCAAACCACCGAAAGTTACAATTTCATCACCTTCTTTTAATTCCTCAACCATTTTCTTTTGGTCTTCGGTCTTTTTTTGTTGTGGGCGAATCATGAAGAAATAGAATACGGCAATCATACCGACCATCATGATAATTGAAAACATTCCGTTTCCACCCTGTGCTTGTAAAAGAATCATTATTTTAATTTTTTTGGTTAGAATAATTGCTTGTAATTTTATTTTTTGCTGGCATCCGCACTTGGCACATTACTATCTTTGGCATTAACGATTGCAGTAAATGCTAAAACAGTTTGCGGAGGATTCGCATTCGAATAGATAGTAACAAACTTTTTGTTAGTACCTGCCTTACCTTGGCTATTGAAACGTACAACAATTTGGTCTTCTTGTCCTACACCTACTGGATGGTCAGGCTTAGAAGCAACCGTACAACCACACTGTACTTGTACATCAGTAATGGTAAGCGGACTTTTTCCTACGTTTTTAAACTTAAAAACATGCGAAACAGTATCGCCTTCAGTGAGTGTACCGAAATCAACTACCTCTTTATCAAATTGAATGATTGGTGCGTTGGCAATAGCAGCTAAAGAATCTTCTTTGCTCATTGATTCCTGATTTTTGGCACCAACTAAGTTGCAAGAAAAATTGATACTTGCTAAAATAACTGTTGAAGTAAGGGCTAAAAATATTCTTTTCATAGTGATTTATTGGAAACTATTGTAGGCAGAATTTACTAAGCTGCCTACTTTAAAATTTAATTTTTTGCCTTAATTTGACTCATAAGAGATTCTACGTCTTCTAGTAGCTTCTCAGCCTTTTGACGAGCCTCGCTTACTACTTTCTGGCCTTCAGATTTGGCAGAGCTATCTCCTCCTACCACTTCCATAGCCACTTCATCTCCACGCTCGATGAGGTCATTGATGAATTTTTGTAATTGCTCGCGGTATTTCGATAAACGAAACGACAGCTTATCACGTGTTACTTCTCCTTTATCAGGAGCATATAAAATACCGATAGCTGCTCCAGTAGCTACTCCTGCTAAAAATGCGATAAAACTTCTTGATGAATTGCTCATAAAATTCTAATGAGTGAATGTTGCGAATTTTGAATAAGTAAGTGCTGAAACCAACACTAAAACCTTGTGACTTATAGAGAACTCTTTTTTTGATTATTTATTATCTAACATACCTCGGCCACTCTTACGAAGTTTACCAGAATCTTTCAATTCTTTAGCTACTCCATCTAAAATACCATTAACAAATTGACCGCTTTTCGGTGTGCTATATTCTTTGGCAATTTCAATAATTTCGTTTATGGTTACTTTCACTGGAATGCTCGGATAATTGAGCATTTCAACTACTGCCATTTTCAATAAAATTTGGTCGGTTCCAGAAATACGCTCAATTTCCCAATTTTTAAGCTTCGGAATCAGAATTTCTTCTAAATCTTTGGTTTCAAGAATTGATTTCTGATACAAAGTTTGTAAAAATTCTTTTCTTTCCTCCCATTCTTCATCTAAAAGAGCAATTTTTAATTTTCCTTCTTCAACAAAGGATTGGAAAGTATGCGTAACTGCCGCCCTGAGGGTCTCGATATCATCAATCCAATATAAATCTTGCTTCTCAAAAAACTCCCAAGCAATTTCGTGTTTCAATATTACGTTTTTGAGTAAATATTTCAAAATTGCAAAGTCTTCTTCAAGCGTATGATTAATTTTCGAAACATATTCTTTAAAGCGTTCGTTTGAGCGAATTGCCTCACGATAAAGTTTAGCCACAAACACTTGTTCGTTTGATAAACTCACACTTCTACGAATTGCCTGAGTTTCGAGCACTTTCTCAGCACGTAAAGCTTTGACTATTTGATTATCGCTAAATTTTGATTTGGCATCACTTCCGTTTCCGTCTTGAATAGAGCGGTCGGCTATATCGATAAAGAGCAACAAGATTTGGAGATAAAGTTCGTAAACTCGCTCTGCCTCGATTAGCATACGGCTGGCATAATGCTGAACGTCCTTTTTATTTTTGAGAAGATAAAATTCTTTGGCTTGCTCGACGGTTCTCAGCACTTCGGCGGGTGCATCAAATTTTTCGGCTTCTCGACGAGAAAAGGCTTCTTGTAAAAGATTTTGACCTAATTTTTTTAGTCCTTCCAGCTTTTCTTTGTCTTGATACTCCATTGAGTTCAAATCTGGTGAAAAATGGTCAGCAATTAAGTCTAAAGCTAATTGGAAATTTGCACCCTCAGCTTGTTTATAAGCAAAAAGGGCTTGCATCGCACGAATACGTATGAGACGTCTGTTAAGCATAGTAGGCGTTCAAAGAACTGATTTTTTATTATGCTGCAAAAATAGTAAAAAATAAAGAAACCCCCTAAAGCATTGTTATGATTTTTCTAAAACACAGCATAATTTATTTTGTTACTCTATTTAGAAAAATGCTTATTTAAACGTAGATTTGAATAGATGAAAAAAGCTAAGATGAAGTTATTCCTACGATATACATTAGGTATTCTGCTCGTTATCAGTCAAATGCATAGCGTTGCACAGACCTATTCCGCCTCTGAAATAAAGGAAGACCTGACAAAACTTAAAAACGAACTTGAGCAATATCACCCAGACCCATATAAATACATTTCAAAGGAGCGATTTGCATTTTTATACGATTCGCTTACGCAAAAAATATCGGGTAAATATTCACTTCGTGAGGCGTATTTTTTATTTCTACCACTCGTACAAGCAATTGGCTGTGGCCACACGCACATGGCTCCAGACCGAAGATTATTATCAAAAGCCAATGCTTATAGCCAACAACCAAAGTTCTTCCCGTTTAGTGTAAGACTTATCAATAATAAGCTATTGGTTTCGAGAAATTACTCAGCCGACAAAAAGATTACTCGCGGCACTGAAATTATTGAAATTGATGGGCAACCCATCAGCACAGTTCTATCACAATTAGAAAAAATTTCTTATTACAATGGCGATGGCATCAACCCCGAAGCTAGAAAATATTACACCATAAGGGAGTTTCGAAAATTGTATTATTTATGG harbors:
- a CDS encoding ion channel, coding for MNRKYTLVEKERKREDLGFGTKMTDRQTRLITGAGQFNVKRVGQSFEAWLNLYNRLITIRWITFFFIALLVYLILNLFFAGLYYFIGVEHLAGVDMTNTHSQFWDAFFFSAQSLTTVGYGRIAPVGFAASFVAGLEALTGLMMFAIITGLLYGRFSRPNPRILFSRNAIIAPYLDTNAFMFRMVNEKSNQIINMSVSVVFSKVEEKNGVRNRQYYGLTLERSKVNFFPTNWTIVHAITEDSPLYGETPESLAASDAEFMIATEGIDDTFADAVYKRHSYFNNELVWGAKYKPMLENDGEESYILDLRKIHDFDLVSLNP
- the yajC gene encoding preprotein translocase subunit YajC, which codes for MILLQAQGGNGMFSIIMMVGMIAVFYFFMIRPQQKKTEDQKKMVEELKEGDEIVTFGGLHGKIVAKDETTVTVSAGGGARLTFEKTAVARKK
- a CDS encoding DUF1573 domain-containing protein; protein product: MKRIFLALTSTVILASINFSCNLVGAKNQESMSKEDSLAAIANAPIIQFDKEVVDFGTLTEGDTVSHVFKFKNVGKSPLTITDVQVQCGCTVASKPDHPVGVGQEDQIVVRFNSQGKAGTNKKFVTIYSNANPPQTVLAFTAIVNAKDSNVPSADASKK
- a CDS encoding DUF721 domain-containing protein — its product is MPSETTRRSQATPLKDAIDAFLKTFDLKTRFNETYLIAFWERMMGQTIASRTKEIYVRNRVLYLRIDSSPLRQELFMAKTKLIALINKDVGESVVDDVVFL
- the nusB gene encoding transcription antitermination factor NusB, which codes for MLNRRLIRIRAMQALFAYKQAEGANFQLALDLIADHFSPDLNSMEYQDKEKLEGLKKLGQNLLQEAFSRREAEKFDAPAEVLRTVEQAKEFYLLKNKKDVQHYASRMLIEAERVYELYLQILLLFIDIADRSIQDGNGSDAKSKFSDNQIVKALRAEKVLETQAIRRSVSLSNEQVFVAKLYREAIRSNERFKEYVSKINHTLEEDFAILKYLLKNVILKHEIAWEFFEKQDLYWIDDIETLRAAVTHTFQSFVEEGKLKIALLDEEWEERKEFLQTLYQKSILETKDLEEILIPKLKNWEIERISGTDQILLKMAVVEMLNYPSIPVKVTINEIIEIAKEYSTPKSGQFVNGILDGVAKELKDSGKLRKSGRGMLDNK
- a CDS encoding 3-hydroxyacyl-CoA dehydrogenase NAD-binding domain-containing protein, which translates into the protein MEINYKVENNVAIISWNMTTSPMNVMNDISIPEFAGHLETAYADPEVKGIIITSEKNEFIAGADVKMILRNNDKDQSEMHKFSLDFNGIFRKLETCGKPVVAAMNGTALGGGYEVCLACHYRVALDNPKAVIGLPEVQLGLLPGGGGTQRLPRLIGMEAALMLMVEGKRITPKEAMGYGMINDLAATREEMMEKAMKWILANPKAIQPWDEFDKKTGAIKARENYKVPGGNVQSPTGMRTFAGGTAMIMDRTKGNYPAPIAILSCVYEGLQVNIDRAIPIEARYFVKVATSPEAKNLIGVMFLGKNEADKGASRPKNIPATDVKKIGILGAGFMGAGIAYVSAMAGIEVVLKDISLENAEKGKDYSRGLVQKGVERGKTTAEKGEKLLSLIKPTADVTDLKGCDLIIEAVFENRELKATVTKEAEPMLAEGGVFGSNTSTIPITGLANASAKPENFIGIHFFSPVDKMMLVELIRGKQTSDYAVALAVDFVKKIRKTPIVVNDSRGFYTSRCFSTYTTEGIALLKDGVDPVMIENAGKNAGMPVGPLAVSDEVALDLALKISKQSIADGALSETDAAYQVTRMMVEDLGRFGKKNKKGFYEYPESGKKYLWEGLAEHFPISKIQPEVEEVKKRLLYRQVVESIRCMDEGVLITKLDGNIGSILAWGFPPYAGGTLNFPEFVGKETFLKEVERLADTYGERFRLSSKQKELVMNL
- a CDS encoding S66 peptidase family protein, whose translation is MKSLFEPSSLQKGDKVAIVAMASKLDPIDIKAAINLMQVNWGVEVLVGESVSAAYFNFAGTDEIRLRDFQFYLDNPEVKAIFSARGGYGSSRIIDAVDFSKFKQNPKWIIGFSDITTVHAQIQAMGFQSIHGPMPKTFMRNYDSVETLKDVLFGNEIAYKIPSKSHNRLGSGKGQLVGGNLCMLAHLIGSPSDLDTDGKILFIEDISEYLYNIDRMMIQLKRAGKLKNLAGLIVGDFSDLKENDEPFGKNVQEIIAEHTSAYNYPICYDFPTGHEAINWAIPCGRVADFVVDEEEVSLIFESKI
- a CDS encoding YtxH domain-containing protein, translated to MSNSSRSFIAFLAGVATGAAIGILYAPDKGEVTRDKLSFRLSKYREQLQKFINDLIERGDEVAMEVVGGDSSAKSEGQKVVSEARQKAEKLLEDVESLMSQIKAKN